The genomic stretch gagcttttaatgcggctcttacccgcatggtgtaaccgtcatcgaacacgtagggcatttatagggtagaatacgaatacgaatactttattatctcatacagagaaatttcagtgtggtgcacattaaaagacaaaacaaataataagacaacagataaaaataccatacgaagcatactacactcgcgcacgcatatgtacactaacaggaatagtaacatgattccaaataggttaattgccgtcagctttagctaaaagtttaccgctaaaaactatcattatcacaggactagatatgtcattgaacaatatttatcacaggactagtcattcgagggttatcacactcagcataagggtgcacatcaaagaatataaaaaatattcatcacagaaatcagtgcatatgttcaccggcacacatactagttttaattaacttaggtatttaaaaagccaattgactttggaataaaactgttcttagttctgagcgtgcggaatctgggagtgcggaggcgacgtcctgagggcaggacctcaaagtggtgagcgagcacatgactactatcctggatgatgcagcgggcctttcgcaccacacgtcgttcatacagcacagtcagtccttcctgtctcacccccacaatcttaccacatgtgttcaccacccgcccaagcacattcttactcttcacacacagacctccataccagcagatgaaagagaaagtgagaatggattcaatgaatgaatgggtagtcagtgccatctgccaacccaccccgtcctggtagagacaccgctagttggtccgggactgcttattctatattcgcagctgACCCCCATATCTAAggggccgttcccctatccgccacctggggacccgccgggttgaggatagtcgcccccctactgaattggaagtagtctgttcccggATTGCATCAATCATTTCAAACTCTACAAAATCATTGCAATGTATAGCTTATTTGGGACCTCTTGGTACTCGAcccctgtacagtggaacccaggcctgtttaccctaaacccgaggcaagagtactttcccaaaaaggtgtgtatttttcaaaatgttggtgtactttgcaagcaaagccatatgggctagggaaaatgtacgcgtgggtgcaaacgtgtttgtgtaagaatagcatgtcttgtgaacaccttcagaatttaactccttccaatacaacagggataaaacaattttatttacctgtcagtttatagcattataaccagtgtcttccaaacagattgataatgaaaagatgaagttcgtgaaataacatagatctgcggttgacagtggcaagttcatttttacaatcatctcagaaaacattgcttcagcatgGACTACAGCCtattcttctggcaggatttgctttgcgggaatgaacttcataattccttggcagctttcagcggatttctttgcagcaaccttgtccaggtgagatttggaactgcagtgtcgttcgatgtcatatttcccagcatgggcaacggaaaaatctgatttacaatacttgcagtgtgcatgactttttctcatagtagactccacaattcctagctctttcttatatttctccaagaaaatctgctgcttctgctgtttagatttggtacagtcatccgaaactggcacatttttccgcttccttttgccacgattgtccagacgatcgcacgtgccaacaactgaacaaggtttccacagctgaagactcgctgtcatggttatctcccttcgaccgaaaccggtatcagttgtaccatcccgtaatcagcataccaacaccggaaaacgtattctagactttttcttaggcgtattttgtgcgtgtgtcgcgtatttgcgtaccgataataatttggcgtacaaaatacgcccaaatcgtactggtaaacaggtctgggtaCCCTCCTTGTCAGACCCCACAATTTAACActtcctccttttcaagactctTCCTTCTCAGATGTCGAACTGTTCATagcctgtgtaaatttacccccattttaagattccctcccttttaagacctgattttttcagatttgtgaaggtcatagaaggcaggttccactgtatctcaaCATCTGTTCAGTCATTGTCATATTTTTAGATACCGAATGACTGAGGATAATTGGACCattgcttttttttaaagatttttttttttccccggcATGCATTCACATTATTTCTTCATAAAATTGTAACAAAGTAACCACAGCAAGTTTTCCGACAATACAATGAAAGCTCAAACCGTGCCGGAAGCCAGTAGAAACGGAAACAGATATGGGTTATTCTTCAGAGCTGgctaccattttgtgacatgtattTTTAGTCATTAAAATGATTGTAACGTACATTACCGTAAATGGTAACTTAAAGATATTTTCTTTACTTATGTCATTAATAGACATCGGTGTTgggacactgaggagagtctgcaaaACTCGACTAACTCTGCTCTCCAGCGTTTGCTGTGGTGTTACCTGAATCCTGGCACGGATGACGTCCAGGGGGTTTGTGATGACCGCGGCCGACACGCCGCTCAGCGGGGCAGCCACTGTTCTCAGCAACAGGCGAGGAACCCAGTCCGGTGACACCACCGTCAGTGAATCTGTTGAAAACACCAACTCATGAGAACAAATCTGTAATCATCATCAAATAATGAGACCGAATCTGTAATCATTATCAACTAATGAGAACAAATCGGTAATAACCATCGACCAATGGAGAGAAAAAGGTGGAATAACCATCAACTAATGAGAACAAATCTGCAATAATCTGTCAGCAATGTTTCCAGTCAGGGGCTGGAGAGGGAAAGACCTTCACTACAGATTTCTGTCACATCACACATCACAAACATGTTAGATGCTtccaattttttttcattttgtttaaaccttaAATGCATACATCTGGCTGgctacagcggaacccccctttaaagacccacTGATTTAAGATTCCCCCTTttcaagactttttttttttttaactttctcttcataacctctgtaaaatgacccccctttaaagacccactgatttaaaggtggtcgtctacatttttgctttttttcaataatcttatggttagatttcgctaaaaagttatgtcagatgatgaatgaaccatggggaaaaaaagttatagaaaaaaaaatatatgtaaattttttttatttttgggggggtagcgtgactcacgcttccaatattttgttttctgtttgctgagaacatgtgctttgcctaaaaatactgaccaatcaaattcatgtcactatgcttatagccacgcccaaacaagtgcagcaacagtttgacactggagcgctgtccacgcttttttttaaacgcacgaaatgcacgggatttgagaggagttttgcgcttggcattttccaaataaggatatcctactatgagtactacgctggaatactacaatgaattttcaaacggctacactggcttcgtctttcctgatcgaaagggggtgtattgttgatatttgtagataatagactctgcattttcatggtcaaatggcgatttcggtataaaaatgtagacaaggacctttaagattcccccttttcaagaccttcttttttttttactttctcttcataacctctgtaaaatgacccccactttaaagactccttcctttttttcagacctgattttctaacATTTGTTGATGCTTTAAaagtgggggtggagggggggggggggacttggGATGTCAGTGTACACATGTGGCAAGCCATTACCCCCAAAACTTGACAGGAGTATTGGTCAAGTAAAACAAATAGTAATCTGATAACCAAAATAGTAACCCAATAGTtacaaacaccaacatttgcaacacaaacctaatttgaagcacatttgaaaatCGTAATCTGGACTCAAATGGAgtattttttcccccaaattcctaaaaaaaaagtaacaaatTACTCCAGGGTAAACAGGCCTGCATCTGGACGAGCCATTACCCGAGTAGATATCATAGAAGAACCACCAGAGGGCGCTGTTGGGCGCGAAACACATCAGGGACACGAAGTAGCCCTTGTAGAAGCCCAGCACGCCGCTCTGCCGGTAGATGGTCTCCACCACCGCCTGTACCGCCCCAAAGCGAGAGTGCCGCGCCTGCTCCGACACACGCACCGTCTGAAGCGAGGCCAGCTTCCGCTGGGCCCGCGCCTCCCCGCCCTCTGTGCGCCGCCCCATCAGCATCAGGTGCTGCGTCACGATGTCCAACGGCACCGCCAGCGTCTGACCGACGATCGACGCCAAGCCGCCCGCCGCAAACGACACCTGCCGTGTGTTTGTGACGTCCATTTCCTGTGTGAGGTGGTGCCGCGCCCACTCGTAACTGGTGATGTAGGACATGGATGGGAAGAGCTGCAGGCAGCTGACCCAGAAGCCGCGGTACAGGCCTGAGGCGCCCTCGCCCCGCGAGATCTTGAGGAAAGCGTCGAAGGTGCCTTTGTAAACGGTGTTTCCGCGCTGGATCTGCAGGCGCGTCTTGATGAGCATGAAGGGGTAGAGCATGCTCCGGATGCAGAGCCCGCTGGCCAGGGTCAGGGGGTAGTACTTACGCTTGTCCATCATGCGCAGCTCGATCACCTGTATCTCCTCCATGGCCAAGCTTGGTGGGCGATTCGATGAGGTTTCAGCGTAGCAAATCAAGCGATTGTGGAGCTTAATGCAGTCAAGTTTTAATTTATAATAGATATATATGCAAGGCTCAATATAGATGAAGTGAATTGAAATAAAACTTTAAAAAGATGTCACCCATGATTCTTTGACTAAAGCCTCGACAGAGCATCTAGGTCAAGTGTAGGTCAAAAGGTTTTCACAGAATGTTTCGCAACTGACCACAAGCtgaattgtttagtaaataGGGCAAACGttaaaagaaaaggaagaaaccGTGTGTAACTGTTTTGCTTCTGCTTGTGCTGGCACTGTTGCTTTCAATGTCACtcatatttttctctttttcgagGAATACAAGCTATGGCACAGCTGTTCCACCTGACTAACTATTCTTGTTTCTGTTTGAGTTCATAATACACAGATAGCATCCATGGATATGTCATAAACACCAAAAAGCACTGCTAAATTTGAAAAGCTGTTTTTGTAAAGTGTATGGCAATGGCACACAAACTTGTTTTTTAACAGACCATTTGAAACTGAGGGTGTTGCTGGTGTAAGTGGTAAAATTAAGTGTGACATCAACTGCCATT from Littorina saxatilis isolate snail1 linkage group LG16, US_GU_Lsax_2.0, whole genome shotgun sequence encodes the following:
- the LOC138950667 gene encoding solute carrier family 25 member 44-like — its product is MEEIQVIELRMMDKRKYYPLTLASGLCIRSMLYPFMLIKTRLQIQRGNTVYKGTFDAFLKISRGEGASGLYRGFWVSCLQLFPSMSYITSYEWARHHLTQEMDVTNTRQVSFAAGGLASIVGQTLAVPLDIVTQHLMLMGRRTEGGEARAQRKLASLQTVRVSEQARHSRFGAVQAVVETIYRQSGVLGFYKGYFVSLMCFAPNSALWWFFYDIYSDSLTVVSPDWVPRLLLRTVAAPLSGVSAAVITNPLDVIRARIQVEGQTWKETVETLWEEEGYWILTKGLSARLVQSVTFSFFIILGYETIKRWSLLDRYKDKVRW